The following nucleotide sequence is from Planifilum fimeticola.
TGGCCCGTGAGTGGGGGTTCGATGAATTGGATCAGTCCCGCATCGCCCGTTCGGTTTCCGAACTCCTCCGGAATGTGGTTCACCATGCGGAGAAGGGATTGCTCCAGGTGGAGCGCATCGAGAGAGACGGGAAGAGTGGGATGCTCATCATTGTCCAGGATCTGGGTCCGGGGATTGCCGACGTGAGCGAATTGATGAAAAAGGTGCAAACGAGTCAGTCGGTGGAAAGCTCGGGATTGAAACAGGTCCATCAATTGATGGATGAATTTTCGATTCGAACAGTGGAAGGCAGGGGCACCATGGTGGAGGCGATCAAGTGGCTCAAACCGGCGGGTGCCGCTGCGGACAGCTGATGGCCGTTCCTGTCCCATCGGGAGCGGCCTTTCGCTGTTACCCCGGCGAAGTTTTACAATTCTGTTGCCATATTATGAACCCTTCACGCCGCGCCTTGACTCAAATGTCATTGATCACCTAAAATGATGGTGATATTTGGCCTGTTCCTGCCCAGTTTCGACGGCGGGTGGTTCCGGTGTTTTTGTCTGTTCTGCATGATATTGGCCGGGGCTGGAAAAAATGGGAGTACCAATGATCGCAGGGTGCTTCCACGGAAAACAGAACAACGCCGTGAACTGTCCCGTTTTTTTTGTACAGGAGAGGGACGCCGAATGAAAGCGGTACAGGAGCCGGCAGAAGGCAAGCCCTTTCCCGCCGCCGACTGCTGTTCCATCGATGGTTTGAGTCAGGTGGTGCGACGGTTGGAGGTGTCCGGCTGACAGAAAGGAGGTTGATTCTGGTGGAACGACCCATGATCCGGGAAACGATGGTGGGATCGGATCTCTCCGCGGGTTCGGCCGAGAAGGCGACGTGGCGCGACTATCTCACCCTGACGAAGCCCGGGATCAACGCATCCAACCTGATGGCCGCATTCGCCGGTTTCTGGTTGGCCGGACACGGGCAGCTGGACCTGTTGCTCCTGCTCGCCACGCTGCTCGGAACAGCGTTGGTGATCGCCGGTGGATGCGCCCTGAACAATGTGATCGACCGGGACATCGACCCCCTCATGTCACGGACTCAAACGCGGCCGGTGGCCAGCGGGAGGGTCCGTCCGATGGTCGCGCTGTGGTTCGGGATCGGACTCACCTTGACGGGGTTTGTTGTTTTGGCGGCGCTGGTTAATCCTCTCGCCGCTTTCCTGGCGATGATCGGCCATTTCGTGTATGTGGGCATTTATTCGCTTTGGTTGAAGAGGACGACCACCCTCAACACCGTGGTGGGTGGAATCTCCGGTGCGGTTCCGCCGATGATCGGCTGGGCGGCGGTGACGGGTTCGATCGATCCGCCTGCATGGATTCTTTTCACCTTCATGTTCCTGTGGCAACCGCCGCATTTTCTCGCCTTGGCAATACGCAGGATGGAGGAATACCGGGCTGCGGGGGTTCCCATGCTGCCGGTGGTCAGGGGGTTTGCTGAAACCAAGCGGCAAAACTTTTTGTATGTGGCGGCGATGGTTCCCGCATCCCTCCTGCTGGTCCAGACGGGGGTTGTCGGGATCTTGTACCTCGTCGTCGCGACGGTTCTCGGCTTGGTTTACATCGGTCTATCCCTGGAGGGATTCTTCACCAAAGATGACCATCGATGGGGCGAGAGAATGTTCTTCTATTCTTTGGTGTACTTGACAGCCATGCTGTTGGTGATGATTGTCGATCCCTTGCTCATGTCCTGAGCCCTGGGGCGGCAGGGACCGGGAAGCACCCGGGTTTATCAACGGTATGAGATCCAGGAAAGTGGGGTAGGATTGGATGAGCCGACGAAAACCGCTGTGGCGGCTGTTTTTTGCACTCATGGCGATGGTTCTCTTGGCGACCGGATGCGGCAGCAAAACCATGAACATCTTTGATCCGAAAGGCAGCGCGGGAGAGCAACAGCTCGACCTCGTCATGCTCAGCGTCTACATCATGCTCATTGTTTTTGTGGTCGTTGTGTCCATTTACGTCTTCGTTCTCTTCCGTTATCGCAAGCGTAAGGGAGACGATACTCCTCCCAAACAGATTGAAGGAAACACCAAGATCGAGATCCTGTGGACGGCGATCCCGGTTATCCTGCTCATCATCCTGGCGATTCCGACGGTTGCCACCACCTTCTCCCTGGCGAAGGAGCCGCCGAAGGATGACAGCATTCGGGTCAAGGTGACGGCTTATCAGTACTGGTGGATGTTTGAATATCCCGAGCTGGGCATCCGCACCTCCCAGGAATTGCACATCCCCGTGGGGAAACAGGTTTTCCTGGAGCTCGAAGCGAAGGATGTGATCCACTCCTTCTGGGTTCCCAACCTGGGAGGCAAGACGGACATGATTCCGGGGAAAACCAACACGATGACCCTGGATGCCAAAAAGCCCGGTGTGTATGAAGGAAGGTGTGCGGAATTCTGCGGTGCCGGACACGCCCTGATGAATTTCCGGGTCATTGCCGAGGAGCAGCAGGACTTCGACAAGTGGGTCGCGTCCATTAAGAATCCCAAGTCGCAACCG
It contains:
- the cyoE gene encoding heme o synthase, giving the protein MVERPMIRETMVGSDLSAGSAEKATWRDYLTLTKPGINASNLMAAFAGFWLAGHGQLDLLLLLATLLGTALVIAGGCALNNVIDRDIDPLMSRTQTRPVASGRVRPMVALWFGIGLTLTGFVVLAALVNPLAAFLAMIGHFVYVGIYSLWLKRTTTLNTVVGGISGAVPPMIGWAAVTGSIDPPAWILFTFMFLWQPPHFLALAIRRMEEYRAAGVPMLPVVRGFAETKRQNFLYVAAMVPASLLLVQTGVVGILYLVVATVLGLVYIGLSLEGFFTKDDHRWGERMFFYSLVYLTAMLLVMIVDPLLMS
- the coxB gene encoding cytochrome c oxidase subunit II, with amino-acid sequence MSRRKPLWRLFFALMAMVLLATGCGSKTMNIFDPKGSAGEQQLDLVMLSVYIMLIVFVVVVSIYVFVLFRYRKRKGDDTPPKQIEGNTKIEILWTAIPVILLIILAIPTVATTFSLAKEPPKDDSIRVKVTAYQYWWMFEYPELGIRTSQELHIPVGKQVFLELEAKDVIHSFWVPNLGGKTDMIPGKTNTMTLDAKKPGVYEGRCAEFCGAGHALMNFRVIAEEQQDFDKWVASIKNPKSQPVNAQAQEGQKIFSQNCMGCHAIEGAGMKVKGDKAPDLTGFGNRTMIAGYLPNDKESLVRWLRDPQSIKPGTKMPAYNHLDDQKMNALVEYLTNLK
- a CDS encoding ATP-binding protein; translated protein: MGRYFRIEYEWDIVSTRSQLRELAREWGFDELDQSRIARSVSELLRNVVHHAEKGLLQVERIERDGKSGMLIIVQDLGPGIADVSELMKKVQTSQSVESSGLKQVHQLMDEFSIRTVEGRGTMVEAIKWLKPAGAAADS